The following are from one region of the Leptolyngbya iicbica LK genome:
- a CDS encoding pentapeptide repeat-containing protein produces the protein MNVREFLREYSRGDRNFAGVILHGTDLSHCQLSDIDLRQADLSGANLRGADLSQANLRYANLAKADLTQAVLSGAQLEEVNLAGAVLTGAKLDGTSLIRADLQLADFTQADLQGANLSDANLYRANLHQANLDGTCIEGVNVAGFDVSTAAIASKGSHVVAAAMSRARV, from the coding sequence ATGAACGTTCGAGAGTTTTTGCGCGAATACAGTCGAGGCGATCGCAATTTTGCTGGGGTGATCCTGCATGGCACTGATCTCAGCCATTGCCAATTGAGTGACATTGATTTGAGGCAGGCAGACCTGAGTGGCGCTAATTTGAGAGGGGCTGATCTTAGTCAGGCCAATCTCCGTTATGCCAATCTTGCCAAGGCCGATTTGACCCAGGCCGTACTCAGCGGCGCTCAATTAGAGGAAGTGAATTTGGCGGGGGCCGTTTTGACCGGGGCCAAGCTCGATGGCACAAGTCTCATACGGGCCGATCTGCAATTAGCCGACTTTACGCAAGCGGACCTGCAAGGGGCAAACTTGTCGGATGCCAACCTATACCGGGCCAATCTGCACCAGGCAAACCTGGACGGTACCTGCATCGAAGGAGTTAACGTCGCTGGTTTTGATGTGAGTACAGCGGCGATCGCCTCTAAGGGGTCTCATGTAGTTGCTGCAGCGATGAGTCGTGCCCGAGTTTAA
- a CDS encoding DUF5340 domain-containing protein has protein sequence MTEPLPLPSHVHYELLLQLLEQQTFFAAYEHPSLKGDVNELIITLRKALSQQRQLEENCHRLGLKVDYRWSLNGAPEHPSS, from the coding sequence ATGACAGAGCCGCTTCCCTTACCGTCTCACGTTCACTACGAGCTGCTGCTGCAACTGCTAGAGCAGCAAACTTTTTTCGCGGCTTATGAGCATCCCAGTCTCAAGGGTGATGTCAATGAGCTCATCATTACGCTGCGCAAAGCCCTTTCGCAACAGCGCCAGCTCGAAGAAAATTGCCATCGTTTGGGTCTAAAGGTTGACTACCGTTGGTCACTCAATGGTGCACCAGAACACCCCAGCTCCTGA